In Helicobacter pylori Shi112, the genomic window GTTTGCTCCCCGAAATAATCCTTGACTTTGACTTCTTGCATTGAAGCGTTGCACACATTCAACAATAATGAAGCGACAAGCACGCCTAAAGAATAAGAAATAAAAGCTTTTTTAAAGCGAGTAACTAACATAACGATCCTTTTTGTATGATTTATAAAGCGATTATAACATCACTAAGAAAACAACAATAGTAAAAATGAAACTATTTTTCATAAAATCTTAAAAGATAAAGGCAAGATAAAAATTAGAGAAGAAAATTTTAGCTACAAGGCTTGTTTTAAGCCTGGCGCGATAGATACATGAAGGGCTAAAAAATACTAGCCTTTTTTTTAAAAATCAATGCCACAAGAATGGCTCAACTTCTGCATCCTTCAAATCAAAAACCACTTTATAATAGTCTTTAACAATCGCATTAATATCCACGCCCTTAAACGCTTCAGGGTGGGCTTTTAAAGCGATAAAAAGACTAATGAGTGGGGCTCTAGGCCCGCCAATATCCATTGTGGGGAGCTTATAAACTTGCTTGTTTTTAATGGCTTTGATAGTGGAAAACTTAGGGTTATTTAACACATCTTCAGGGCTAAGCGGGCTTATCCACCAAATAAAGATAATTTCAGGGTTTTCTTTAACGATTTTTTCCACGCTAACATCAGCGCGCCCAAATTTGACATATTTCAAGCCAAAATTGTCTATACCCCCTTTTTCTAAAATATCTGAATCAAGGGCTTGATGGCCACTGATTTTATTGGCTTTGTGGAAAAGCTCCACCCCTTTTTTCTTTTTGACATCTTTCAAACGCTCTTTGATAAAATCCAAAGTTTCTTGCATTTTAGCCAGCTTTTTAGAAGCGTCAATTTCTAAGGCTTTAGCTTGAGCGTCAATATCTTCCATGACTTCTGCAATGGTTTTTTCTTGGAAAGAAAG contains:
- a CDS encoding ABC transporter substrate-binding protein, with protein sequence MLIARFKKALISYSLGALIVSSLLGVANASVQEVKVKDYFGEQTIKLPVSKIIYLGSFAEVPAMFNTWDRVVGISDYAFKSGIVKATLKDPKRIKSMSSDHVAALNVELLKKLSPDLVVTFVGNPKAVEHAKKFGISFLSFQEKTIAEVMEDIDAQAKALEIDASKKLAKMQETLDFIKERLKDVKKKKGVELFHKANKISGHQALDSDILEKGGIDNFGLKYVKFGRADVSVEKIVKENPEIIFIWWISPLSPEDVLNNPKFSTIKAIKNKQVYKLPTMDIGGPRAPLISLFIALKAHPEAFKGVDINAIVKDYYKVVFDLKDAEVEPFLWH